CCTCCGATGAGAACGCGCTTTATGGTCAGGTAATCCTTTTTCTCCAGGGCGGTTTCGTCTACCACCACTACCAGCCTGCCATCCCTCAGTATCACGAGGTCCCTGAGCGTTCCTAGGAACTTAGTCACGGCCGTTATTCCGTTGTGTATGACGAGGTACTCTATCCCATCGATGACCACGACGCCGGTCACTCCTCTCATCTCGGCCTCCCTGAGGTACCTCCCCGAGAGCTCCAGAATTCTGGGAAGGTTCGTTGGCGCTATCGTGTCCCTCCCGGGCAGACTGGTTAGGAAGTAGGCCTTCCATTCGTCCGGGGGAGTCAGCTCCCTGATGAACGCGAGCACGGGGTAGCCCTTGAGGTCCTCCTTTACCCTACGGTACTCGCTGCTCGATACGAGCTCGATGCCGGGGTCTATTTCGAACCTTATCGTTCCAGTGAGGTTTATGAACTCCTTGGACAGCACCATTCGGGCCATAAAGTACGCCGCGACCACGGTCAATGCCGCGCCTATGGCGAAGCCCATCGGTGCGAACCACGTCACGGTCCTGAGGAACGGGTAATCCATCTTGTGGGCCCCAAGGATGCCAAGGGCGAATGCCGCACGCTTGGCGCTTTTGAACTTCGGATCGATGGAGGCAACTATTAAAACGCCTGAGAGAACTATAAAGAAGGCAGAAACGCCGTAGGGGATTCCAACGACCGAGTTCCAATCGTTTCCAAGGAAAATGCCGTAGGTCGCTGCGATGAGCGGTGGGGCTGCCCACAGGCTCGGGTACCTGAGGTTCTTCCCGAGTTCCTCGGAGAGGAATACCAGGGAGCCAAGGAACAGCAGCGAGGAGGACGTCGCCTCGGTCAACGCGGCGAACTGGAGAATCCCGAGGGCATCGGCCACTATGCTCATGGCCGCCACGAGCCAGGCGATGGCCCAGATGAACGCGGATTTTCGTCGTGATTGTATGTAGACCATTAGAAGTACCGCCGAAACGGCGAACTTGGCCGAGAGGCTCAGGGCTTGGCCTACCATTAGGAGAGTAGTGTTCATCTTGACCCTCCTGGTGCGTCCGGCTGTTAACTTGTGTTCTGCATGTATAAAAAGCTTTGGCTACTCTGTGGGGGCTAGAGTGTGAGTGTGGACTCTAGGGCGACCGTAATCTTTATAAACCCAACTCGAAAGGTTAACAGCGGTACGGCGGTCATAGCGGCGGGGTCACACCCGGTCTCGTTTCGACCCCGGAAGTTAAGCCCGCCAGCGATCCCGGTTGTACTGCCCTCCGGGAGGGGGCGGGAAGCC
The Thermococcus radiotolerans genome window above contains:
- a CDS encoding DUF835 domain-containing protein yields the protein MNTTLLMVGQALSLSAKFAVSAVLLMVYIQSRRKSAFIWAIAWLVAAMSIVADALGILQFAALTEATSSSLLFLGSLVFLSEELGKNLRYPSLWAAPPLIAATYGIFLGNDWNSVVGIPYGVSAFFIVLSGVLIVASIDPKFKSAKRAAFALGILGAHKMDYPFLRTVTWFAPMGFAIGAALTVVAAYFMARMVLSKEFINLTGTIRFEIDPGIELVSSSEYRRVKEDLKGYPVLAFIRELTPPDEWKAYFLTSLPGRDTIAPTNLPRILELSGRYLREAEMRGVTGVVVIDGIEYLVIHNGITAVTKFLGTLRDLVILRDGRLVVVVDETALEKKDYLTIKRVLIGG